A DNA window from Engystomops pustulosus chromosome 6, aEngPut4.maternal, whole genome shotgun sequence contains the following coding sequences:
- the TCF15 gene encoding transcription factor 15, with protein MAFTMLRSMPAHVIYPDVSMMSEDEENRSESDTSDQSYGCYETSAKRRKVPRKTGQVVVVKQRQAANARERDRTQSVNTAFTALRTLIPTEPVDRKLSKIETLRLASSYISHLANVLLLGEGCEDGQPCFSTVYRTRDEAEGKLPRSICTFCLSNQRKGASRREHTSNCLKVRGLNMLRIPQR; from the exons ATGGCTTTTACCATGCTGCGATCCATGCCTGCCCATGTGATTTATCCTGATGTTAGTATGATGTCTGAGGATGAGGAGAATAGAAGCGAGAGTGACACTTCAGATCAATCCTATGGCTGCTATGAAACTTCGGCAAAGAGGAGAAAGGTTCCTAGGAAGACTGGACAGGTGGTGGTGGTGAAGCAGAGACAGGCAGCCAATGCCAGAGAAAGAGACAGGACACAAAGTGTTAATACTGCCTTTACTGCCCTTCGCACACTCATACCCACTGAACCGGTGGATAGAAAGCTCTCCAAAATAGAGACTCTACGCTTAGCCTCAAGTTATATCTCCCACCTGGCCAATGTTCTTCTACTAGGGGAAGGCTGTGAGGATGGACAGCCGTGCTTCAGTACAGTCTACAGGACCAGAGATGAAGCAGAGGGCAAGCTTCCGCGCAGCATCTGCACCTTCTGCCTAAGCAACCAAAGAAAGGGG GCCTCAAGAAGAGAGCACACCAGTAACTGCCTAAAAGTGCGAGGACTGAACATGTTACGAATCCCCCAAAGATGA